ATGAAAAGCAGGCGCAAACCTGGTGGCGTCGCTTGCTGAGTGATTTCCCGGATACAGACATGCGGCAAAGAGCTGTTGCTGCTTTGGAAAAACTGGAGACATCGGCCCAGCCATCTTCCGCTAAGCAGCCTTCCCGTAAAGACCCTCGGGTCACCAAGGCACAAAGTCGAAAAAAACCTTCCCAGCAATCCACCACAGTAAAAGTCGAGGCCAGGTTCAATAACTCAGCTCCTGTCGTCGGACTGGCGAGGGTCATTGATCTGCGCCACTGGTCTTCACCGACTTATACTCGGGTGGTTCTCGACCTTGATCGCGAGATTCAATTCAGTAAAGGTATCCTCAAGGATAAAGGAAACCAAAAGAAGACTAAGTCGATTTATCTTAATCTGGCTGACTCGATGATTCCTGAAGTGTCCCGTGAAGTTCCAATCAATGATGGCATCCTGCAAAGTGTCAAGGTCGCTCAGTTTAACGCGAATACCGTCCGTGCGGTTATTCACGTGGCCGAAATCGATCACTATAAAATCTTTGCCTTGAATAACCCTCCACGCATCGTCATCGATGTAATAGGCGGAGAGTATTTTAATGCCAGGCAAAAAAGAGGTCAGTCACCGGCGGCAACATTTACGGCCGCTGCCAACAACAACCTAAGTCTGGCCCAGCAGCTTGGACTTGGAGTCGGAACCATTGTTCTGGATGCTGGGCATGGCGGAAGGGATCCGGGAGCGATTTCGTCCTGTGGTCTGAAGGAGAAGGATATCGTTCTGGATATCACTAAACGGGTTCGGGACGAGCTGCAGAAGCGCTTGCAATGTCACGTGTATCTGACCCGGGAAAATGACGTCTATCTTCCCTTGGAAGAGCGTACGGTGATCGCTAATACTCGTAAAGCAGATCTCTTCATTTCAATTCACGCGAATGCCTCACGTAACCGCAGCGCACATGGCGTGGAAACCTATTTCCTCAATCTCTCAACCGATAATGAGGCTATGGAACTGGCCGCTTTGGAAAATGCAACCTCGACCAAAAATGTCGGCCATCTGCAGTCGATTCTTAATGATCTGATGCAGAATTCCAAGATTAAGGAGTCCAGTCGTCTGGCCGGTTGCATTCAGGCGTCCTTGGTCGGCAATTTGAGTCGCTCCTATCAACCGATTAACAACTTAGGGGTTAAACAGGCTCCCTTCTATGTTCTGATCGGAGCCCAGATGCCGAGTGTTCTCGTAGAGGTATCATTTATCTCCAATGCAATGGAGGCCCAGCGCTTACAAAGTTCAACCTATCGACAGAGAATAGCCGAGGGGTTGGTCGATGGCGTGGAGAAATATATAAACGAGATTAAGGTCGCGGGTCATAGGATCGTTAATTGAAGTTTGCGAAGCTGGTGAAACGCAAATGGAATCATGACCCATTATTTTGAAGCGGTATGATTTTCAGCTGATATTGCCACCGTGGAGGGGCAACATAGACTTGAAAATGGCAGGACGTCAATTTATAAAAATATTTTCTGATCATCCTCTGACGAGCGCGGTTACCTTGTTACTTGTCGGCATTGCCTTGGGTGCTCTGATGTTTTTTCGAGTCAGCTCGGCGATGCTATCCACCGAAATAGCTGAACCCAGACCTCAGCATCGCAGCGAAGATAATTCTGTGGCTGCGGTCATCAATGCCGAGGCTGCGGCCGCAGTTGTCGCAGTTCCTACCCTGACGGTGCATTGCGAAGAGCGCAAAAGCCTGGTCGGTCGTGGAGATACCATGACCTCGTTACTCAGTGAATTTTTTACGCCGGTAGATATCTTTGCCCTGGCAAAAGCATGTGAGCCGGTGTTTCAGGCCTCGAATTTGCGTGTAGGACAACCTTATAGCTTGTCTTTTGAAGACGGTCAGTGCAAGGGTTTTATCTATGAAATTGACAGCGAGAAACAGCTGCAGGTATGTTGTCGGGGTGGTGAATTTATTGCTGAAATAAAAGATATTTCATATCAATCTCAGCTGGTTGCCATTCAAGGAAGCATTGAGAGCTCTCTTTTTGCCTCGATTGCGGAATTAGGAGAAGACCCTGTGTTGGCTTGTCGGCTGAGCGATATTTTTGCCTGGGATATCGATTTTGTCCGTGACCTGCGTCAGGGGGATTCTTTTCGTCTGCTTTGCGAGAAACGTTATCGGGATGGTGCATTTGCCGGTTATGGACGTATTTGGGCGGCGGAGTTTATCAATCAAGATAAAATTCATCGTGCGGCCTATTTTGATGATGGAGAGGCGGCGGCATATTATGACCTTGAAGGGCGTAGTTTGAAGAAA
The nucleotide sequence above comes from Pseudomonadota bacterium. Encoded proteins:
- a CDS encoding N-acetylmuramoyl-L-alanine amidase, with the translated sequence MRQRAVAALEKLETSAQPSSAKQPSRKDPRVTKAQSRKKPSQQSTTVKVEARFNNSAPVVGLARVIDLRHWSSPTYTRVVLDLDREIQFSKGILKDKGNQKKTKSIYLNLADSMIPEVSREVPINDGILQSVKVAQFNANTVRAVIHVAEIDHYKIFALNNPPRIVIDVIGGEYFNARQKRGQSPAATFTAAANNNLSLAQQLGLGVGTIVLDAGHGGRDPGAISSCGLKEKDIVLDITKRVRDELQKRLQCHVYLTRENDVYLPLEERTVIANTRKADLFISIHANASRNRSAHGVETYFLNLSTDNEAMELAALENATSTKNVGHLQSILNDLMQNSKIKESSRLAGCIQASLVGNLSRSYQPINNLGVKQAPFYVLIGAQMPSVLVEVSFISNAMEAQRLQSSTYRQRIAEGLVDGVEKYINEIKVAGHRIVN
- a CDS encoding peptidase M23, which gives rise to MAGRQFIKIFSDHPLTSAVTLLLVGIALGALMFFRVSSAMLSTEIAEPRPQHRSEDNSVAAVINAEAAAAVVAVPTLTVHCEERKSLVGRGDTMTSLLSEFFTPVDIFALAKACEPVFQASNLRVGQPYSLSFEDGQCKGFIYEIDSEKQLQVCCRGGEFIAEIKDISYQSQLVAIQGSIESSLFASIAELGEDPVLACRLSDIFAWDIDFVRDLRQGDSFRLLCEKRYRDGAFAGYGRIWAAEFINQDKIHRAAYFDDGEAAAYYDLEGRSLKKAFLKSPLSYTRISSGYSDRRLHPVLKVWRPHRAIDYAAPTGTPVKAVAAGVVTQRSYDKSNGNKIRLRHANHYETTYIHLSRFGSGIKVGKRVEQGQLIGYVGATGIATGPHLDFRVFKNGTPINPLHIERAPSAPLANDHLADFREKWQAYFSLLEGSNLVQEAKSDEL